A window of the Desulforapulum autotrophicum HRM2 genome harbors these coding sequences:
- a CDS encoding ATP-binding protein: MAQQEPNIIIANNARALDAELKWFQKVLDARLKLQMDNGEKIPDISAILPPRHDSDTSMYASLTVHYGMNYAERLAFILALIPHIKPQLLDIFLTQNAETNRCYTQFGGKNALGDFKGFLPTGETLLYILAGDSLEKRFAFSYLFAADHFFSVHGVLTLEKATQGTPWLSGALVLSPEMVDLVTTGVVRKPVYGADFPAKQIRTQQEPDELFLPPHTMEQVLEIKSWVQHGGTLLEELGLGEKIKPGYRALFYGPPGTGKTFTASLLGRLTGCDVYRIDLSAVVSKYIGETEKNLEKIFSRAEHKNWILFFDEADALFGKRTSIKDAHDRFANQEVSYLLQRLEDFNGVVILSTNFKSNMDDAFTRRFQSIIHFPLPKQGDRLRIWKNAFSEKTLLEDQVSLPELAEKYELSGGAIMNVVRYVTLMALKNQRRTITGTDILDGVRKEFQKEGRTV; the protein is encoded by the coding sequence ATGGCTCAGCAGGAACCGAACATCATCATCGCAAATAATGCCAGGGCGCTGGACGCTGAACTGAAATGGTTTCAGAAAGTGTTGGATGCCCGGCTGAAACTTCAGATGGACAATGGGGAAAAAATTCCGGATATATCTGCCATCCTTCCTCCCCGCCATGATTCAGATACATCCATGTATGCAAGTCTCACGGTCCACTATGGCATGAATTACGCCGAAAGACTTGCATTTATCCTGGCCTTGATTCCCCATATCAAACCCCAGCTGCTGGACATTTTTTTAACCCAGAATGCCGAAACCAACCGGTGTTACACCCAGTTTGGTGGGAAAAATGCTTTAGGAGACTTCAAGGGCTTTCTTCCCACCGGTGAAACCCTTTTGTATATTTTAGCCGGAGACAGCCTGGAAAAACGATTCGCCTTTAGCTATCTGTTTGCTGCAGACCATTTCTTTTCAGTACATGGGGTATTGACCCTTGAAAAAGCGACCCAGGGCACCCCCTGGCTCAGCGGTGCCCTGGTTCTGTCTCCTGAGATGGTGGATCTGGTCACCACCGGCGTTGTTCGCAAACCGGTCTATGGGGCTGATTTCCCGGCCAAACAGATCAGGACCCAACAGGAGCCAGACGAGTTGTTTCTTCCGCCCCACACCATGGAACAGGTCCTTGAAATCAAGTCATGGGTCCAACATGGAGGCACCCTTCTGGAAGAACTCGGGCTGGGGGAAAAAATCAAACCTGGTTACCGGGCTCTGTTTTACGGACCACCGGGTACCGGCAAAACATTTACGGCCTCACTGCTAGGACGTCTGACCGGTTGCGATGTGTACCGGATTGATCTATCCGCCGTGGTGTCCAAATACATCGGGGAAACCGAAAAAAACCTTGAAAAAATATTCTCCAGGGCAGAGCATAAAAACTGGATCCTCTTTTTCGACGAAGCCGACGCCCTTTTTGGTAAACGAACCAGTATCAAAGACGCCCATGACCGGTTTGCAAACCAGGAGGTTTCTTATCTGCTCCAGCGTTTGGAAGACTTCAATGGGGTAGTGATACTCTCCACCAATTTTAAATCTAATATGGACGATGCCTTCACCCGAAGATTTCAATCTATTATTCATTTTCCATTGCCCAAACAGGGAGATCGGCTGCGCATCTGGAAAAACGCTTTCTCGGAGAAAACCTTACTGGAAGATCAGGTGAGCCTGCCTGAATTGGCGGAGAAATACGAATTATCCGGGGGTGCAATCATGAATGTCGTCAGATACGTGACCCTGATGGCATTGAAAAATCAGCGGCGTACGATCACCGGCACCGATATCCTGGACGGTGTACGCAAAGAATTTCAAAAAGAGGGCAGGACCGTTTAA
- a CDS encoding contractile injection system tape measure protein, producing MINDDTHMVQKLTLDLTIPDRTSAWEIQNRFSQFCHLRLGHIMDKVIHDVAQTEEHLHIDRMEINLKELSSHGMEEDFQEKFEQKFSELLKQHISEARHKASCKEKTFDHPDNSFLNHSDSDSSLAKDHFLSHDDHWLTILQLFLETGTLPWFAIRLQAEGLETIITGLVNKQPDKTRSFFQKQLKKPTPRRRFVLQFEWTLLKKVIFLVATPKPSFLSEDLDSYLEAIEKITPLFFPQASVGKLFWEAAVETAMEGTPGETFFQQVLLKTIHGLSPDDISQKIQILTAIEREVTSASAKDKVLQERLLSPFPPVRNNIRPDARTWENTEFLEQKSPFSRPISKEGTLYPGLEKDKQRYNARVEKAHPMDPLPGSKPFAPEKNDQTQTTPDMGPRPGTMVENLTTVQGDGLHAIGQTTEGHGPVLDTIYIENAGLVIIWPYLGRFFETIGFTEDGKFKTEAQRAKAVILLQYLASGQRTAPEFHLPLNKLLCGWDLASPIQKEITIPNRARQESQTLIKTVIKHWDALKSTSPETFQTSFFQRNGVLERTDHNWRLRVEKKPYDMLLERLPWSISMIRLSWMTTLLQVEW from the coding sequence ATGATAAACGATGACACCCATATGGTTCAAAAACTAACCCTGGACCTCACCATACCTGATCGAACCTCGGCATGGGAAATTCAAAACCGATTCAGCCAGTTTTGCCACCTGCGTCTGGGTCACATCATGGACAAAGTAATCCATGATGTGGCCCAAACGGAAGAACACCTGCACATCGACCGGATGGAAATTAATTTAAAAGAGCTCTCGTCCCATGGAATGGAAGAGGATTTTCAGGAAAAATTTGAACAAAAATTCTCTGAATTGCTGAAACAGCACATTTCCGAGGCACGGCACAAGGCATCCTGTAAAGAAAAAACCTTTGACCACCCAGACAACTCATTTTTAAACCACTCAGATTCAGACTCCTCCCTGGCAAAGGATCACTTTTTATCCCATGACGACCACTGGTTGACGATTCTGCAGTTATTTTTAGAAACCGGAACCCTACCCTGGTTTGCCATAAGACTCCAGGCAGAGGGCCTAGAAACAATCATTACCGGTCTGGTGAACAAACAACCGGATAAAACACGATCCTTTTTTCAAAAACAGCTGAAAAAACCCACACCCAGACGTCGATTTGTCCTTCAGTTTGAATGGACTCTGCTTAAAAAAGTTATTTTCCTTGTGGCCACCCCAAAACCGTCGTTCCTGTCAGAGGATCTCGACAGTTATCTTGAAGCCATAGAAAAAATCACACCCCTGTTTTTTCCCCAGGCATCGGTTGGAAAACTTTTCTGGGAAGCTGCCGTTGAGACGGCCATGGAAGGGACCCCCGGGGAGACATTTTTCCAGCAGGTTCTCTTGAAAACAATCCATGGGCTGTCCCCTGACGACATCTCCCAAAAAATCCAGATTCTTACCGCCATTGAACGCGAGGTCACATCAGCATCGGCAAAGGACAAGGTCCTTCAAGAAAGGCTGCTCAGCCCTTTTCCCCCTGTTAGAAACAACATCCGTCCAGATGCCAGGACCTGGGAGAATACTGAATTTCTGGAACAAAAATCACCATTCTCCCGTCCAATTTCAAAAGAAGGAACCCTTTACCCGGGGTTAGAAAAAGATAAACAGCGATACAACGCCAGGGTTGAAAAGGCCCACCCCATGGACCCTTTGCCCGGCAGCAAACCATTCGCCCCGGAAAAAAACGATCAAACCCAGACAACACCCGATATGGGTCCCAGGCCCGGAACAATGGTGGAAAATCTCACCACGGTCCAAGGAGACGGGCTTCACGCAATCGGCCAGACAACCGAAGGCCATGGGCCCGTCCTTGATACTATTTATATAGAAAATGCAGGCCTGGTAATTATCTGGCCTTACCTGGGCCGTTTTTTTGAAACCATCGGTTTCACCGAAGATGGCAAATTTAAAACCGAAGCCCAACGGGCAAAAGCGGTGATCCTGCTCCAATATCTGGCCAGCGGACAAAGAACCGCTCCCGAATTTCATCTTCCCCTGAACAAACTGCTTTGCGGTTGGGACCTGGCCTCTCCGATCCAAAAAGAAATAACCATCCCAAACAGGGCCAGGCAGGAATCCCAAACCCTCATTAAAACGGTGATCAAACATTGGGATGCCCTGAAAAGCACCTCCCCTGAAACATTTCAGACCTCTTTTTTCCAAAGGAACGGGGTGCTCGAAAGAACTGACCATAACTGGCGGCTTCGCGTGGAAAAAAAGCCCTATGACATGCTCCTGGAAAGACTTCCCTGGTCTATTTCCATGATCCGTCTTTCCTGGATGACAACACTTTTACAGGTAGAATGGTAA